From one Dryobates pubescens isolate bDryPub1 chromosome 2, bDryPub1.pri, whole genome shotgun sequence genomic stretch:
- the SEC23B gene encoding protein transport protein Sec23B, with product MATYLEFIQQNEERDGVRFSWNVWPSSRLEATRMVVPLACLLTPLKERLDLPPVQYEPVLCSRPTCKAVLNPLCQVDYRAKLWACNFCFQRNQFPPAYAGISEVNQPAELMPQFSTIEYIVQRGPQTPLIFLYVVDTCLEEEDLQALKESLQMSLSLLPADALVGLITFGRMVQVHELSCEGISKSYVFRGTKDLTAKQIQDMLGLSRPAVPVQQGRPLQSPDQPVISSRFLQPVHKIDMNLTDLLGELQRDPWPVTQGKRPLRSTGIALSIAVGLLEGTFPNTGARIMLFTGGPPTQGPGMVVGDELKTPIRSWHDIEKDNARFMKKATKHYETLANRAAANGHCVDIYACALDQTGLLEMKCCANLTGGHMVMGDSFNTSLFKQTFQRVFSKGFNGEFRMAFGASLDVKTSRELKIAGAIGPCVSLNTKGPCVSENELGIGGTSQWKICSLDPSTTLAIYFEVVNQHNAPIPQGGRGAVQFVTQYQHSSTQRRVRVTTIARNWADAQSQLQHIEAAFDQEAAAVLMARLGVYRAESEEGPDVLRWLDRQLIRLCQKFGQYNKDDPNSFRLSESFSLYPQFMFHLRRSPFLQVFNNSPDESSYYRHHFARQDLTQSLIMIQPILYAYSFHGPPEPVLLDSSSILPDRILLMDTFFQIVIYLGETIAQWQKAGYQDMPEYENFKHLLQAPLDDAQEILQTRFPMPRYIHTEHGGSQARFLLSKVNPSQTHNNLYAWGQESGAPILTDDVSLQVFMDHLKKLAVSSAS from the exons atggCGACCTACCTGGAGTTCATCCAGCAGAATGAGGAGCGTGACGGCGTGCGGTTCAGCTGGAACGTGTGGCCCTCCAGCAGGCTGGAGGCCACCAGGATGGTTGTCCCCCTggcctgcctcctgaccccgcTGAAGGAGCGGCTCGACCTGCCTCCCGTGCAGTATGAACCGGTGCTTTGCAGCAGGCCGACTTGCAAAGCCGTGCTCAACCCCCTCTG CCAGGTTGACTATCGAGCCAAGCTCTGGGCTTGTAACTTCTGTTTTCAGAGAAATCAG TTCCCTCCAGCATATGCAGGCATCTCTGAAGTCAATCAACCAGCAGAGCTTATGCCTCAGTTTTCAACAATTGAATATATAGTGCAG CGAGGTCCGCAGACACCGCTGATCTTCCTGTACGTTGTGGACACATGCTTGGAAGAGGAGGACTTGCAGGCACTGAAGGAGTCCCTCCAGATGTCCCTGAGCCTGCTTCCTGCTGATGCTCTGGTGGGGCTTATCACTTTTGGGAGAATGGTCCAGGTTCACGAGCTGAGCTGTGAGGGCATTTCCAAAAGCTATGTGTTTAGGGGCACGAAGGACCTGACAGCTAAGCAAATCCAG gATATGCTTGGGCTTTCAAGGCCAGCTGTTCCTGTTCAACAGGGAAGACCTCTTCAAAGTCCAGACCAACCTGTTATTTCAAGCAG gttTCTGCAGCCAGTGCATAAGATTGACATGAATTTAACAGACCTGCTTGGAGAGCTGCAAAGGGACCCGTGGCCAGTGACCCAGGGAAAGAGGCCTTTACGTTCCACTGGGATAGCTCTTTCGATTGCTGTTGGCTTACTGGAG GGCACATTTCCAAACACAGGGGCCAGAATAATGCTGTTTACAGGTGGGCCACCCACACAAGGACCAGGCATGGTAGTAGGAGATGAGCTGAAAACACCTATCCGTTCTTGGCACGACATAGAGAAGGACAACGCCAGGTTCATGAAGAAGGCTACCAAA CACTACGAGACCCTGGCTAATCGTGCCGCAGCCAACGGGCACTGCGTCGACATCTACGCCTGCGCCCTCGATCAGACtgggctgctggagatgaagtgCTGTGCCAACCTCACTGG aggaCACATGGTGATGGGAGACTCCTTCAACACTTCTCTCTTCAAGCAGACCTTCCAGCGGGTATTTAGCAAAGGCTTCAACGGGGAATTCCGGATGGCTTTTGGTGCAAGTTTGGATGTGAAG ACCTCCAGGGAGCTGAAAATTGCAGGAGCTATTGGACCCTGCGTATCCCTGAACACCAAAGGGCCCTGCGTCTCGGAGAAC GAGCTTGGAATTGGAGGAACATCTCAATGGAAAATCTGTAGTCTGGATCCCAGCACAACTCTGGCCATTTACTTTGAAGTAGTAAACCAG CACAACGCACCAATACctcagggaggcagaggggcagtgCAGTTTGTCACTCAGTATCAGCACTCCAGCACGCAGAGACGCGTTCGAGTCACCACCATAGCCAGAAA CTGGGCAGATGCACAGAGTCAGCTCCAGCACATAGAAGCCGCGTTTgaccaggaggcagctgctgtgctgatggCACGACTGGGAGTGTACAGAGCTGAGTCCGAGGAGGGCCCTGATGTTCTGCGGTGGTTGGACAGACAGCTGATCAGACTG TGTCAGAAATTTGGCCAATACAACAAAGATGATCCCAACTCCTTCAGGTTGTCAGAATCATTTTCTTTGTATCCCCAG TTCATGTTCCACCTGCGCCGCTCCCCGTTCCTGCAGGTCTTCAATAACAGCCCAGATGAATCTTCTTACTACCGTCACCACTTTGCTAGGCAAGATCTCACCCAGTCTCTCATTATGATCCAGCCCATCCTTTATGCTTATTCCTTccatggacctcctgag ccaGTGCTTCTGGACAGCAGTAGCATTCTTCCTGACAGAATCCTTCTGATGGATACTTTCTTCCAGATAGTTATCTACCTTGGTGAG ACTATTGCACAGTGGCAGAAAGCTGGTTACCAAGACATGCCTGAATATGAAAACTTCAAGCACCTGCTGCAAGCCCCACTGGATGATGCCCAGGAGATCCTGCAGACGAGGTTCCCAATGCCCCGTTACATCCACACGGAGCACGGGGGCAGTCAG
- the POLR3F gene encoding DNA-directed RNA polymerase III subunit RPC6, protein MAEVKVKPEAPDLMEIESRIIELCHQFPHGITDQVIQNDMPHMEAQQRAMAINRLLSMGQLDLLRSNAGLLYRIKESQNASKMKGSDNQEKLVYQIIEDAGNKGIWSRDIRYKSNLPLTEINKILKNLESKKLIKAVKSVAASKKKVYMLYNLQPDRSVTGGAWYSDQDFESEFVEVLNQQCFKFLQSKAEAARDSKQNPMIQRNSSFASSHEVWKYICELGISKVELSMEDIETILNTLIYDGKVEMTIIAAKEGTVGSVDGQMKLYRAVSPLIQPTGLVRTPCGLCPVFDDCHEGGEISPSNCIYMTEWLEF, encoded by the exons ATGGCGGAGGTGAAGGTGAAGCCGGAGGCTCCTGATCTCATGGAGATAGAGAGCAG gaTTATTGAGCTGTGCCATCAGTTCCCTCATGGTATCACAGACCAGGTGATTCAAAATGATATGCCTCATATGGAAGCCCAACAGCGAGCCATGGCGATCAACAGGCTGCTCTCCATG GGGCAACTGGACCTTCTCAGGAGCAATGCTGGTCTCCTTTATAGAATCAAAGAGTCTCAAAATGCAAG TAAAATGAAAGGCTCTGACAATCAAGAGAAGCTGGTTTACCAAATTATAGAAGATGCAGGCAACAAAG GTATTTGGAGCAGAGACATTAGATACAAAAGTAATTTGCCTTTAACAGAGATCAACAAGATACTGAAAAACTTGGAAAGCAAGAAGCTAATTAAAGCAGTTAAATCTGTGGCA GCATCCAAGAAGAAGGTATACATGCTGTATAACCTGCAGCCTGACCGCTCTGTGACTGGTGGGGCTTGGTACAGTGACCAAGACTTTGAGTCTGAATTTGTGGAGGTATTAAACCAACAGTGTTTCAAATTCCTACAGAGTAAG gcaGAGGCAGCTCGAGACAGCAAACAGAATCCCATGATACAGAGGAACAgctcctttgcctcctcccATGAGGTGTGGAAATACATCTGTGAACTGGGGATCAGCAAG GTAGAGCTGTCAATGGAAGACATCGAAACCATCTTAAATACTCTGATCTACGACGGCAAGGTGGAGATGACAATCATTGCTGCAAAGGAAGGGACAGTAGGCAGTGTGGATGGGCAGATGAAGCTGTACAGAGCTGTTAGTCCTCTCATACAACCCACTGGATTAGTCAGGACACCCTGCGGACTCTGCCCT GTTTTTGATGATtgccatgaaggtggtgagattTCTCCATCAAACTGTATTTATatgacagagtggctggagtttTAA